In a single window of the Streptomyces sp. NBC_00094 genome:
- the infA gene encoding translation initiation factor IF-1 yields MAKKQGAIEIEGTVIESLPNAMFKVELQNGHKVLAHISGKMRMHYIRILPDDRVVVELSPYDLTRGRIVYRYK; encoded by the coding sequence GTGGCCAAGAAGCAAGGTGCCATCGAAATCGAGGGCACCGTGATCGAGTCCCTCCCGAACGCCATGTTCAAGGTGGAGCTCCAGAACGGTCACAAGGTCCTCGCGCACATCTCCGGCAAGATGCGGATGCACTACATCCGAATCCTTCCGGACGACCGGGTCGTCGTGGAGCTCTCTCCGTACGACCTGACGCGTGGCCGGATCGTCTACCGGTACAAGTAG
- the rpmJ gene encoding 50S ribosomal protein L36, whose protein sequence is MKVKPSVKKICDKCKVIRRHGRVMVICDNLRHKQRQG, encoded by the coding sequence ATGAAGGTCAAGCCGAGCGTCAAGAAGATCTGCGACAAGTGCAAGGTGATCCGCCGTCACGGCCGGGTCATGGTCATCTGCGACAACCTGCGCCACAAGCAGCG